The SAR202 cluster bacterium genomic interval TAATATACTGTAGACCAAATATAATATCAATCGATTCTAGACAAGATTTATTATTTATGTTTATGAACTTAAATAATAAACTGTATTACTACTTTTATTTTTAGAATCAATAGAATAAGCTTTCCAGATCAGATCATTTCATTTATGTGCTAGAGTGTAATGCATGTTAGAAAATAGATCGACAAGAGAGAAAAAATTTCCTAATAACATTTTTTACGGTTGGTGGATAATATTAGCTGGTTTGGTTGGTATGACACTGGGCGTAGGATTTAATTTCCATGCATTGAATGCATTCATAATACCTGTTTCAGAAACCTTTAATGTCAGTATAGCTGTAGTTGCTACGGTTTTGTCGGTAGCAAGAATAGAAACAGCCTTGATAGGACCGTTAGAAGGTTATCTTGTTGATAGGTTTGGTCCTAGAACGATGATGTTTATTGGACTTCCTATAATGAGCCTTGGTTTTTTTCTTATTAGCATTGCTCAAAATATCACAGTATTTATTATTTGTTTTTTGTTAGGTGTTGTTTTAGGGAGTAGTTTGGGATTGGGTAATCCTATATCGACTTCAGTTGCAAATTGGTGGGTAAAAAAACGCGGTAGGGCTTTTGGTATTTTATGGCTTGGTACTAGTCTTGCATCAATTATTGTCCCTTTAGTGAATATGTTCATTGAGTCGTATGGATGGCGAAATGCATTTAGATTGATGGGTTTTTTAGTATTAATAGTAGGTATCCCTATAGCTTGTGTGATGAGGCATAGACCTGAACAATACGGAATGTTGCCAGATGGGGAACATTACAGTAAATCCTCTACATCTGAAGACAATACTCTCAATGATAGTGAAATATCTTTTACTATGATGCAAGCAATAAGATTAAAAACATTTTGGGCTTTTGCGTTTTCAGTTAGTATCAGGATAGGTATAACAACTGCTGTTGCTATAAATTCCTTTCCTCTGGTGGTAAGCCTAGGAGGAACTGCAACCCAGGCAAGCATGTTGTTTTTATTGCAAGGTGTTTTAAGTGCCCCAGGAAGAGTATTTTTAAGTTGGGCAGGAGATAGTATCAACAAGCGCTATATCATGGCAAGTTCATTATTTGTTATGACAATATCTCTATTTTTTATGTCACAAGCAAATAATTTTACTTTTTTGGCATTTTGTTGGGTTCCATATGCAGTTGTCTGGGGTGGCTTATCGTCTTTACCTCAATCACTTCGCGCTGATTTATTTGGTAGAAAAAACTTTGGATCTATTCAAGGCGCTATGTCACCCTTACACAGTATTTTTTCAGTAGCTAGCCCTATATTTGCGGCTGCAATATATGATAATACGCAAAGTTATTCAGGTGCATTTCTTACATTTTCTGGTTTAGCATTATTTTCTATGGTATTAATTTTAATTGCTAAACCAGTGAAGTAATTTATTAATTTCTGAATGGTAGATGAACAACTTTACCTTCTTGAGCACTGATTGAAACAGCATCTGTAAATTCCATATATTGTACTCCAACATCAAATGGAGAATGTATGACAGGCGATCCTTTTACAATGCTATTTATGAAATCTTCTTCAACTCTCCATCCTGCTGGCAATCCTTGTAATCCTTCGACAATATATTCTTTTTCAACTTCGATTTTTGAAATAGACTTGTCTCCTTTTTTCCCTCCATGGATTTCAAGAGTCGTGCCATTTATTACTATTGTGCCTTCTGTCCCATAAATCCATACTTCATTTTTGGGATTAAGCCCTATAACTGAGCTTAATTTAATAGTAGCTTGGGCACCACATGTCATTTTACACGTGATGTCGATATGGTCTGGAATTTCAACTGACTGATACAGTCCGTCATCATTTTTTTTATATGGAACTGTAATTTTTCCCATGGCACTTACTGATTTGGCAGGACCAATCCATCTCATTAATGTTTCATACCAAATACCCATCATCATAATATTGTTGCCACTATATTTTATATTATGTCTCCATTGAAATGGTTGATCTTTATTTACAAAAGCACCAGGATTGGATGTTAATTCTACTGATACGATGTCTCCTACATAGCCGTTTAGTAAAAGATCATTTATTTTTTTGTCAATTGAAAGAGTAAAAGGAGCAGGTACTATTTGACATACTAAGTCAGGGTTTTCTTTGGACGCTTCGAGCATTGTATGGGCTTCTGTAGAATTTGATGCCATTCGTGCTTCTGTTAAGACATGTTTGCCATTTTCTAAAGCCAAGAGAGTAATTGGGCAATGCATATAAGGCCAAGTTCCAATTGCTATGGCGTCTATATCGTCATCTTGAACTAAATCTATCCATGAGTCATAAACATTGGGAATGCCAAATTCCTTGGCTATTTTTTCACTTGATTGCCTAGTTCTATTGCTTACTCCTACCAATTCTGCTTCTTTAACTTGATTAAATCCTGGAATGTGCCTAGATACAAAATTACCTCCAGCACCTACCATTCCAATTCGAACTTTGTCTTTGGCCATTTATAACCTCCAGATATAATTATTTTCATTATTTGAATGTAAATTGTAACACCAATAGTATATTAGTTATATAAAAAAAAGCGCCCTAATCGGTATGAATTATTGTTTGATTTCTTATTTTCTCAATGTTAAATTGTTACGAGATGTCAATTCCAATTCTAGGAGGTTATGTTGTTAAAACCTAATATTTTAATTACTAGTCCAATGAGTTCCGCCTACGTTGAAAAATTAAATGCTGATCCGAAAATTAATCAGGCAAAACAATTACCTAGAGAACTTTGGTCAAAATTTGCAGAATTTTATCATTTAGGAGACAAAGTTGCAGAAATCGGACCCCAGGAATTCGCCCCATTTTTTGAAGAGGCTGATGTGATTGTTTGCGTTGGCTTACCATATCGTTCTATAGATTGGGCCCCAAACCTTAAATGGGTACAAGCTTGGAGTGCAGGTGTTGATCATATGAAAATCTCTGGGGTTTTAGACGCCGGAATACCTGTAACTACTTTAGCAGGGTTAAATGCAATACCAGTTGCAGAACATGTAATGATGTTTATATTAATGCTTGCTAAGAAATATAATACATTTTCTGAAAATGCACGAAATCGGATTTGGAGGCCTGCACCAGCTACAGATGAAATTAATGGCAAAACTGTTGGAATATTTGGATTAGGGGCTATTGGTAAACACGTTGCAAGAATGGCAAAGTCGTTTGATATGAGAGTCATTGCAACAAAGCGAACCATTAGCAGCTCAGATAAGGACACTGAAAACGTTGATGAGCTTTTACCTACAAAAGAATTCGATGACTTAATTTCTCAAAGTGACTATCTAGTTCTTAGTTGCCCTTTGTCTGACGAAACAAGAGGCATTATGAATGAAGCAAAATTAAAAAAAATGAAATCTAGCTCGTATTTAATTAATGTTTCACGGGGTGAAGTTGTTGATGAGCAAGCATTGATTAAAGCTTTAAAAGAAGAATGGATTGCTGGGGCTGGTTTGGATGTTTTTACAAATGAACCCCTAGAAGAAGAAAGTGAATTATGGGTTCAACCTAATCTTATTGCTACTTCTCATAGAGCAGGACGTTCTACTAGTCAACAATCTAGAGCTACCGAATTATTTGAAAAAAATCTTGCTTTATTAATTAAAGGCGAACCATTAATTAATGTTGTAGACCCTGATAGGCAATACTAATGAACGAACCGACAAGTAATTATATACAAGCAAAAGATACAACAATTCATTACTTAGAATGGGGAGCAGGGTCTAAAACAATTGTATTGGTACATGGTTCGGGACTTTGTGCTTCTGTATGGGATATGACAGCTAAATTTTTAGCAAAAGATTATCGCGTTATAGCTCTGGATTTACGAGGGCATGGGGATTCAGATAAAATTCCTGGTCATTATACTTGGCCTGAAATTGTTGGTGATTTCCCAGAATTTATTAGAGCATTAAATTTAGAAGAAATCTATCTTGTAGGGCATTCTAGAGGCGGGGGGGTTGCATCTCTTGGAGGCTCATTGATATCCGAAAGGTTAGTAGGGTTAGTATTAATAGAACCTACTCTGAGTTTGGGCAGAATTATTCCTAAAAAAACACCAAATACATTGACTCTTGCCGATATAACTAGAAAGCGAAGAACTGAATTTGATGATTTAGAATCTATATTTAATAGTTATAGTAAAGCTGAAACTTTTAAAAATTGGGATTCGGAAATTTTATGGTCATATATTACAGGTGGGACTTATAAAATGCCTAATGGACTTTATACCTTGAAATGTACCCCAGAAACTGAAGCAATATTTTATGAAGAAAATACCCCAACATATATGTTTGAAGAGCTTTACAATATCAAATGTCCAACATTACTTATTACTTCTGAAAATCAACAAAGATTTCCAGAGAATTCAATAGCTTTGCAGAGTATAAAGAATTCAGTTGTTTCTTTTGAACATTCTGTTGTTAGTGGGGTAGGTCATTTTATCCCACAGGAGAAACCTAGAGAATTTAATGCATTAGTATTTAATTTTTTTAATAATATTTGATCGGAGGAAGTATTATGAGAATAGATGGTATTTTTGAAAAAGACGGGTTAGAAGGTGAATCACTAAAAGCATATGAAAATATTATTGGAACTCGTGGCCGGATTGTAGGTCCTTTTGGAGTTTTATTACATAGCCCACAACTAGCATGCTTGGTGGGAGACACAGGAGCTTATGTTAGATTTAATTCTACAATACCAAATGAATTAGGTGAAATTGCAGTACTGACCACAGCAAGTACACTGAATTGTAATTTTGAATGGCAAGCACATTCAGAGTTGGCAAGAAATGCAGGAATTGCAGAGGATGTTATTACTGCTATACACTCTAATACTAATTTAGAAGTGCTAAACCAAGATCAACAATTAATTTATACATATGCACGAGAACTATTGACTCAAAACAGAGTATCTTCTGATACGTATTCAAATGCATCAAAGCGTTTTAGTACAAAAGAATTAGTAGATTTAACCACTACAATTGGGTATTATTCCATGATTGCATCTGTATTAAATGCCTTTGAAGTCTAATTAACTTTTCGTAAGGTGTGTTATAATTATTTTATTGGTTAGATTGTTAGAATCTAGGTGTAAATTATGAAAATCAATGACTATATTTTAGAAGAACCACTCCCTGAACTTAGAAATCCTCACGTGATTGCCTCTTTACGGCCGTGGGTAGATGCTGGAAGTGTAGGTTCTCTTACTTTAGATAAGTTAGAACGTCATTTTGATGCACAAGATCTAGGTAAATTCGAAAATCCTGGTAGATATTTTGATTTTACCAGATACAGGCCTGTAGTTTTTTATATTGATGGAAATCGTGAAACTACTATACCAAATACTTATCTCAGATATGCAAAATCAGAAGGAGATTTTGATTATATATTTCTACATATGCTTGAACCTCATTCAATGGCAGAAGAATATATAGATACTATATCTGAGGTTTTAAAACAACTTGGGGTAAAACGGTTTACCAGAGTAGGGG includes:
- a CDS encoding Gfo/Idh/MocA family oxidoreductase, with product MAKDKVRIGMVGAGGNFVSRHIPGFNQVKEAELVGVSNRTRQSSEKIAKEFGIPNVYDSWIDLVQDDDIDAIAIGTWPYMHCPITLLALENGKHVLTEARMASNSTEAHTMLEASKENPDLVCQIVPAPFTLSIDKKINDLLLNGYVGDIVSVELTSNPGAFVNKDQPFQWRHNIKYSGNNIMMMGIWYETLMRWIGPAKSVSAMGKITVPYKKNDDGLYQSVEIPDHIDITCKMTCGAQATIKLSSVIGLNPKNEVWIYGTEGTIVINGTTLEIHGGKKGDKSISKIEVEKEYIVEGLQGLPAGWRVEEDFINSIVKGSPVIHSPFDVGVQYMEFTDAVSISAQEGKVVHLPFRN
- a CDS encoding MFS transporter; its protein translation is MLENRSTREKKFPNNIFYGWWIILAGLVGMTLGVGFNFHALNAFIIPVSETFNVSIAVVATVLSVARIETALIGPLEGYLVDRFGPRTMMFIGLPIMSLGFFLISIAQNITVFIICFLLGVVLGSSLGLGNPISTSVANWWVKKRGRAFGILWLGTSLASIIVPLVNMFIESYGWRNAFRLMGFLVLIVGIPIACVMRHRPEQYGMLPDGEHYSKSSTSEDNTLNDSEISFTMMQAIRLKTFWAFAFSVSIRIGITTAVAINSFPLVVSLGGTATQASMLFLLQGVLSAPGRVFLSWAGDSINKRYIMASSLFVMTISLFFMSQANNFTFLAFCWVPYAVVWGGLSSLPQSLRADLFGRKNFGSIQGAMSPLHSIFSVASPIFAAAIYDNTQSYSGAFLTFSGLALFSMVLILIAKPVK
- a CDS encoding alpha/beta hydrolase; amino-acid sequence: MNEPTSNYIQAKDTTIHYLEWGAGSKTIVLVHGSGLCASVWDMTAKFLAKDYRVIALDLRGHGDSDKIPGHYTWPEIVGDFPEFIRALNLEEIYLVGHSRGGGVASLGGSLISERLVGLVLIEPTLSLGRIIPKKTPNTLTLADITRKRRTEFDDLESIFNSYSKAETFKNWDSEILWSYITGGTYKMPNGLYTLKCTPETEAIFYEENTPTYMFEELYNIKCPTLLITSENQQRFPENSIALQSIKNSVVSFEHSVVSGVGHFIPQEKPREFNALVFNFFNNI
- a CDS encoding D-2-hydroxyacid dehydrogenase encodes the protein MLLKPNILITSPMSSAYVEKLNADPKINQAKQLPRELWSKFAEFYHLGDKVAEIGPQEFAPFFEEADVIVCVGLPYRSIDWAPNLKWVQAWSAGVDHMKISGVLDAGIPVTTLAGLNAIPVAEHVMMFILMLAKKYNTFSENARNRIWRPAPATDEINGKTVGIFGLGAIGKHVARMAKSFDMRVIATKRTISSSDKDTENVDELLPTKEFDDLISQSDYLVLSCPLSDETRGIMNEAKLKKMKSSSYLINVSRGEVVDEQALIKALKEEWIAGAGLDVFTNEPLEEESELWVQPNLIATSHRAGRSTSQQSRATELFEKNLALLIKGEPLINVVDPDRQY